One region of Salinirubrum litoreum genomic DNA includes:
- a CDS encoding OapC/ArvC family zinc-ribbon domain-containing protein: MPHQCTNCGRAFEDGSKEMLSGCPDCGGNKFQFRPATSDSTDQQSSAQQSSATQQSQSQTQHRESTSTAANTANEASTTESDTPTETPDDSASRGEWPNTPDDASATSDSSPAPRNTEPQSSPDTSASPGSSAPTDTEKSPTASTGDTEDNAQASARSDVVSKEELEASASGPSEAADSAPAPRSEDAGDAPEPPDADGEVVEAPEATNPDLEQLREELNQQFESIKIVAPGQYELNLMGLYDREEYIVSLQEDGRYVIEVPETWQGPGEDDG; this comes from the coding sequence ATGCCACACCAATGTACCAACTGCGGCCGGGCGTTCGAGGACGGCTCGAAGGAGATGCTGTCTGGCTGTCCGGACTGCGGCGGGAACAAGTTCCAGTTCCGCCCCGCGACGAGTGACTCGACCGACCAGCAGTCCTCGGCACAACAGTCCTCGGCCACTCAACAGTCGCAGTCGCAGACACAGCACCGGGAGTCGACCAGTACCGCCGCGAACACTGCCAACGAGGCGTCGACAACAGAGTCCGACACACCGACAGAGACACCGGACGACTCGGCGAGTCGGGGCGAGTGGCCGAACACGCCGGACGACGCGTCGGCGACGAGTGATTCCTCGCCCGCGCCACGGAACACCGAACCACAGTCGTCGCCCGATACCTCGGCGTCTCCCGGTTCATCGGCACCCACAGACACCGAGAAGTCACCGACCGCGAGCACCGGTGACACCGAAGACAACGCGCAGGCGAGCGCCCGAAGCGACGTGGTCTCGAAGGAGGAACTGGAGGCGTCGGCGTCGGGTCCCTCGGAGGCCGCCGATTCGGCACCTGCTCCCCGGTCGGAAGACGCCGGTGACGCACCCGAACCGCCGGACGCCGACGGCGAGGTCGTGGAAGCGCCGGAGGCGACCAACCCCGACCTCGAACAACTGCGCGAGGAACTGAACCAGCAGTTCGAGAGCATCAAGATCGTCGCGCCGGGGCAGTACGAACTGAACCTGATGGGGCTCTACGACCGCGAGGAGTACATCGTCTCCCTGCAGGAAGACGGCCGGTACGTCATCGAGGTTCCCGAGACGTGGCAGGGTCCGGGCGAAGACGACGGCTGA
- a CDS encoding Gfo/Idh/MocA family protein: MIYAVVGVGDWGLNHVRIGAELREAGVVDRLLCCDTDPERAAAVAEQFDADAVTDPEHLPSLDVDAATIATPTASHAAVARPLLDAGVDLLIEKPLAPDAETAWDLVARAERADCTLAVGHVFRFHPALVDLRRRVRAGDLGDLKYLSTQRFAFRVPRETTGALFSLAVHDVDAYAYLLGRDPESICCRQDAIVRPDVDETASLTLGYGGTTGRIDVSWQVPVFGKTRQLAVVGTEGAAFVDYTETNRLELYDTRIVEDAESAGLRAVGGGPTVIRPPDAEPLRAEVEEFLAVARGESDDLRNPGTVGARAVELLELAGRSSDERRVVTEIPPAPGRWEANGHDPSRVDSVGADGDSTRTGRDRERRRFSGQAE; this comes from the coding sequence GTGATCTACGCCGTCGTCGGCGTCGGCGACTGGGGGCTGAACCACGTCCGAATCGGCGCGGAACTCCGGGAGGCCGGCGTCGTCGACAGACTCCTCTGCTGTGACACCGATCCGGAGCGCGCGGCCGCTGTGGCCGAACAGTTCGATGCGGACGCCGTCACCGACCCCGAGCACCTGCCCTCACTCGACGTCGACGCCGCGACGATAGCGACACCGACCGCGAGCCACGCCGCAGTCGCCCGGCCGCTTCTCGACGCGGGCGTCGACCTGCTGATCGAGAAGCCACTCGCGCCCGACGCCGAGACCGCGTGGGACCTCGTGGCGCGTGCGGAACGGGCCGACTGCACCCTCGCGGTCGGCCACGTCTTCCGCTTCCACCCCGCGCTCGTCGACCTCCGGCGACGTGTCCGCGCGGGCGATCTCGGCGACCTCAAGTACCTCTCGACCCAGCGGTTCGCCTTCCGGGTGCCCCGCGAGACGACCGGGGCGCTGTTCTCGCTCGCGGTCCACGACGTAGACGCCTACGCGTACCTGCTCGGTCGGGACCCGGAGTCGATCTGCTGCCGGCAAGACGCCATCGTCCGCCCGGACGTAGACGAGACCGCCTCGCTGACACTCGGCTACGGCGGGACGACCGGCCGGATCGACGTGTCGTGGCAGGTGCCGGTGTTCGGCAAGACCCGTCAGCTCGCCGTCGTCGGAACCGAGGGGGCCGCGTTCGTCGACTACACCGAGACGAACCGACTAGAACTGTACGACACCCGGATCGTCGAGGACGCCGAGTCCGCCGGTCTCCGGGCCGTGGGCGGCGGTCCGACGGTGATCCGCCCGCCGGACGCAGAGCCACTCCGGGCGGAAGTCGAGGAGTTCCTCGCTGTCGCTCGCGGCGAGTCGGACGACCTCCGGAACCCCGGCACGGTCGGTGCGCGAGCGGTCGAACTGCTGGAACTCGCGGGTCGGTCCAGCGATGAGCGTCGTGTCGTCACCGAGATTCCGCCGGCACCGGGCCGGTGGGAGGCGAACGGGCACGACCCTTCCCGTGTCGATTCGGTCGGTGCCGACGGCGACTCGACCCGGACCGGCCGCGACCGCGAGCGTCGGCGGTTCTCCGGACAGGCCGAGTAG
- a CDS encoding type IV pilin N-terminal domain-containing protein — protein sequence MTPSTFSTDRRATSAVVGVALLVLATAILTAGVGTAVFGVVPEEPPPQTRLSLSVEGDQLQVAHEGGETLDVAEVEVRIAVNGTRLAHQPPVPFFSATGFVPGPTGPFNSASDAEWAVGEVGTLTVAGTNSPQIAPGATVRVVVVSGAYRIAAVETTV from the coding sequence GTGACGCCGTCGACGTTCAGTACCGACCGCCGGGCGACGAGTGCCGTAGTCGGTGTCGCCCTGCTGGTCCTCGCGACCGCGATACTCACAGCGGGCGTCGGGACCGCCGTCTTCGGGGTGGTCCCCGAGGAGCCACCGCCACAGACGCGGCTCTCGTTGTCGGTCGAAGGCGATCAGTTGCAGGTGGCCCACGAGGGCGGGGAGACGCTCGACGTAGCGGAGGTCGAGGTGCGGATCGCGGTGAACGGGACGCGGTTGGCCCACCAGCCACCGGTGCCGTTCTTCTCGGCGACGGGGTTCGTGCCGGGGCCGACCGGGCCGTTCAACTCGGCGTCCGACGCCGAGTGGGCGGTCGGCGAGGTCGGAACCCTGACGGTCGCCGGGACGAACAGCCCACAGATCGCGCCGGGGGCGACGGTTCGGGTGGTCGTGGTCTCGGGTGCGTACCGGATCGCGGCAGTGGAGACGACCGTGTGA
- a CDS encoding polyprenyl synthetase family protein has translation MEYLERRVALVNDRLQEVVSAVEPEELSGQMGHVALAGGKRVRPTVTLLCCEACGGDPSEAVDYAVGIELVHNASLVIDDIIDRSDVRRGTGSAWAEYGYGPAIIASDGLLGEAFDLFSDSEQAMQIVAESMVELGEGEATELVARPSNEAEYMELARRKTGALFRSAAELGAVAAGADPFTVEAFGDYAERVGVAFQVRDDVLDATADADDLGKPTGQDEEMDRPSIVQVTDLTPEEANARAREQSEEALSALEAADLDETAAQGYLRDLAEFVIVRER, from the coding sequence ATGGAGTACCTCGAACGCCGGGTCGCGCTGGTGAACGACCGCCTGCAGGAGGTGGTGTCGGCGGTCGAACCCGAGGAGTTGTCGGGGCAGATGGGCCACGTCGCCCTCGCCGGGGGGAAGCGCGTCCGGCCCACGGTGACACTGCTCTGCTGTGAGGCCTGTGGCGGCGACCCGAGCGAGGCGGTGGACTACGCGGTCGGGATCGAACTCGTCCACAACGCCTCGCTGGTGATCGACGACATCATCGACCGCTCGGACGTGCGCCGCGGGACGGGGAGCGCGTGGGCCGAGTACGGCTACGGGCCGGCGATCATCGCCTCCGACGGCTTGCTCGGCGAGGCGTTCGACCTCTTTTCCGACAGCGAGCAGGCGATGCAGATCGTCGCGGAGTCGATGGTCGAACTCGGCGAGGGGGAGGCGACCGAACTCGTCGCTCGCCCCTCGAACGAGGCGGAGTACATGGAACTCGCCCGCCGGAAGACCGGCGCGCTGTTCCGGTCGGCGGCGGAACTCGGTGCGGTCGCGGCCGGCGCGGACCCGTTCACCGTGGAGGCGTTCGGCGACTACGCCGAGCGCGTCGGGGTGGCGTTTCAGGTCCGCGACGACGTGTTGGACGCGACCGCCGACGCCGACGACCTCGGCAAGCCGACCGGGCAGGACGAGGAGATGGATCGACCGTCTATCGTTCAGGTGACCGACCTGACGCCCGAGGAGGCGAACGCCCGCGCCCGCGAACAGTCCGAGGAGGCGCTGTCCGCCCTGGAGGCCGCCGATCTGGACGAGACGGCCGCACAGGGCTACCTGCGGGATCTGGCGGAGTTCGTCATCGTCCGCGAACGATAG
- a CDS encoding DUF7096 domain-containing protein, with the protein MRAIPAFVAVLLVVAAVGPSVALTAPNATASGATSTGSVADRGGAVVADTSGAPATDTGNATGAATSQPITTFDNQTTRVLILPPAEIQRNGTADSVSDASTALGFRDQRLDARLETITLNRSIETAESQLDREEIIRTELSRAETRTSALRQQERILFRSHNNDSISSRELLIGLARIDARAQQLVARIDALEIAADDIDQFSIGSDASAAKEDLRAIQGPIRAHVGETLRAERGATTIYVETTDTGVVMSMIDGETYYRTAYLPSVRNPESQDGGLVVDDIRPRMQELYPREADIGRIEATHPGTGDTLRGTIVRLNQSDESDDETIFRVTAYFDRGSKQMYKEEVVRTLRSIRNPQQVTSTREGLQLQVNRTYPGGPMLVSLRDTQTDEVVDGDVTINGFNVGRTGADGRLWVLSRRGTFTVTATYDPDGPRQPTTFIRVTPLVETQNQTETVDIGTSRTAAPFRRPSRV; encoded by the coding sequence ATGAGAGCGATCCCCGCGTTCGTCGCAGTCCTCCTCGTCGTCGCGGCGGTCGGCCCCAGCGTCGCGCTCACCGCGCCGAACGCCACCGCGTCGGGAGCCACGTCTACGGGATCGGTCGCCGACCGCGGTGGCGCCGTGGTGGCCGACACCAGTGGTGCTCCCGCGACCGACACCGGCAACGCGACCGGGGCGGCGACCAGCCAACCGATCACGACGTTCGACAACCAGACGACCCGGGTGTTGATCCTCCCACCGGCGGAGATCCAACGCAACGGGACGGCCGACTCGGTGTCGGACGCCTCCACTGCGCTCGGGTTCCGCGATCAGCGACTCGACGCGCGACTGGAGACGATCACGCTCAACCGATCCATCGAGACCGCCGAGTCCCAACTCGACCGAGAGGAGATCATCCGGACGGAACTCTCCCGTGCCGAGACCCGGACGAGCGCGCTCCGACAGCAGGAACGGATCCTGTTCCGGAGCCACAACAACGACTCGATCAGCAGCCGAGAGCTGTTGATCGGTCTCGCCCGGATCGACGCACGTGCCCAGCAGTTGGTCGCCCGGATCGACGCACTCGAGATCGCGGCCGACGACATCGACCAGTTCTCCATCGGATCGGACGCCAGTGCCGCGAAGGAGGACCTCCGGGCGATCCAGGGGCCGATCCGCGCCCACGTCGGGGAGACGCTCCGCGCCGAGCGCGGCGCGACCACGATCTACGTCGAGACGACCGACACGGGCGTCGTCATGTCGATGATCGACGGCGAGACGTACTACCGGACGGCCTACCTCCCGAGCGTTCGGAACCCCGAGTCGCAGGACGGCGGTCTCGTCGTCGACGACATCCGGCCCCGGATGCAGGAGTTGTACCCCCGCGAGGCCGACATCGGCCGCATCGAGGCGACTCACCCCGGTACCGGCGACACGCTCCGGGGGACGATCGTCCGTCTGAATCAGAGCGACGAGTCCGACGACGAGACCATCTTCCGGGTGACGGCGTACTTCGACCGGGGGAGCAAACAGATGTACAAAGAGGAGGTCGTCCGGACGCTCCGGAGCATCCGGAACCCCCAGCAGGTGACGAGCACCCGCGAGGGCCTGCAGTTGCAGGTGAACCGCACCTACCCCGGCGGCCCGATGTTGGTCTCGCTCCGGGACACGCAGACCGACGAAGTCGTCGACGGCGACGTCACGATAAACGGGTTCAACGTCGGCCGGACCGGTGCGGACGGTCGCCTGTGGGTGTTGTCCCGCAGAGGCACGTTCACCGTGACGGCGACTTACGACCCGGACGGTCCGCGTCAGCCGACGACGTTCATCCGGGTGACGCCGCTGGTCGAGACCCAGAACCAGACGGAGACGGTCGACATCGGCACCTCACGGACGGCCGCGCCCTTCCGCCGACCGAGTCGCGTCTGA
- a CDS encoding electron transfer flavoprotein subunit alpha/FixB family protein, which yields MSDVLVVADHRRGALRDVSYEILTAGRELADETGGDLHAAVVSGDVESFADDLNREGVDAIHTVGDGAEFNHDVYAQAVTALADDLAPEFVLAPNSVNGLDYAPAVANRLGLPYVSDAVGLAYDDGLVATREMYGSKVETTVEVDADSAVVSIRGGEWAAAEGTGDAEVSAFDFDLDESAVRSTVTGFEEVGGGDVDIADADVLVSVGRGIEEEDNLDLIFDLAEAMDATVSSSRPIVDNGWLPKNRQVGQSGKVVTPDVYLAVGISGAVQHVAGMKGADTIIAINTDPNAPIFDIADYGIVGDLFEVVPELIAQFE from the coding sequence ATGAGCGACGTACTCGTCGTCGCCGACCACCGGCGCGGTGCTCTGCGTGACGTGAGCTACGAGATCCTGACTGCGGGCCGCGAACTCGCAGACGAGACCGGCGGCGACCTGCACGCCGCCGTCGTCTCGGGCGACGTGGAGAGTTTCGCCGACGACCTGAACCGCGAGGGCGTGGACGCGATCCACACCGTCGGCGACGGTGCGGAGTTCAACCACGACGTGTACGCGCAGGCGGTCACGGCACTGGCCGACGACCTCGCGCCGGAGTTCGTCCTCGCGCCCAACAGCGTCAACGGACTGGACTACGCCCCCGCAGTCGCCAACCGCCTCGGCCTGCCGTACGTCAGCGACGCGGTCGGTCTGGCCTACGACGACGGTCTCGTCGCCACCCGCGAGATGTACGGCTCGAAGGTCGAGACGACCGTCGAGGTCGACGCCGACAGCGCGGTCGTCTCCATCCGTGGCGGCGAGTGGGCCGCCGCCGAGGGCACCGGCGACGCCGAGGTTTCGGCGTTCGACTTCGACCTCGACGAGTCGGCCGTCCGGTCGACGGTCACCGGCTTCGAGGAGGTCGGCGGCGGCGACGTGGACATCGCGGACGCCGACGTGCTGGTGTCGGTCGGTCGCGGCATCGAGGAGGAGGACAACCTCGACCTGATCTTCGACCTCGCGGAGGCGATGGACGCGACGGTCTCCTCCTCGCGGCCCATCGTGGACAACGGGTGGCTCCCGAAGAACCGGCAGGTCGGCCAGTCCGGGAAGGTCGTCACGCCGGACGTCTACCTCGCGGTCGGCATCAGCGGCGCGGTCCAGCACGTCGCCGGCATGAAGGGTGCCGACACGATCATCGCGATCAACACCGACCCGAACGCGCCCATCTTCGACATCGCCGACTACGGTATCGTCGGCGACCTGTTCGAGGTCGTGCCCGAGTTGATCGCGCAGTTCGAGTGA
- a CDS encoding helix-turn-helix transcriptional regulator has translation MRYAALIVALLTLSVGVAPALAVSGVGDTPVAPTPGQSASLDDTPGVVGSTVLQTDGGNETPRTTITIDLRANTSARWTITTRQSLDGEDEREAFRDLVAEFEAGGAGVDADVATFRNYARQAENYTGRQMAIERVDPTGSIDETGETGILNLTFTWTNFAERTESDRLRVRDAFLRAEGESWFPRLTGDQRLVIHGPDDFNTYTTPSAARQQGNTVIFDSGQELDPETVYATFQPEPPAPPSLVEQLLGMLGSPVALGAILLVAVVGAVAFVRYRRDDSPPPAGSESSATDAETESAQPTDAAAGAGAAAAGTDESADAEGDTADEEDEIDLELLSDEERVEHLLEQNGGRMKQASIVKETGWSDAKVSQLLSAMAEEDRINKLRLGRENLISLPDEDDPV, from the coding sequence ATGCGGTACGCCGCCCTCATCGTCGCCCTCCTCACGCTGTCGGTCGGTGTCGCGCCCGCGCTCGCGGTCTCGGGTGTCGGCGACACACCGGTCGCGCCGACCCCCGGTCAGTCGGCGTCACTCGACGACACGCCGGGCGTCGTCGGTTCGACGGTCCTCCAGACAGACGGCGGCAACGAGACGCCACGGACGACGATCACCATCGACCTGCGGGCGAACACGAGCGCCCGGTGGACGATCACTACCCGTCAGTCGCTCGACGGCGAGGACGAACGCGAGGCCTTCCGCGACCTGGTCGCCGAGTTCGAGGCCGGCGGGGCCGGCGTCGACGCCGACGTGGCGACGTTCCGGAACTACGCCCGGCAAGCCGAGAACTACACCGGGCGGCAGATGGCCATCGAGCGCGTCGATCCGACCGGCAGTATCGACGAGACGGGCGAGACCGGGATACTCAACCTCACCTTCACCTGGACGAACTTCGCCGAGCGAACCGAGAGCGACCGCCTCCGGGTGAGAGACGCCTTCCTGCGCGCCGAGGGTGAATCGTGGTTCCCGCGACTGACCGGCGACCAGCGACTCGTGATCCACGGCCCCGACGACTTCAACACGTACACGACACCCTCGGCCGCCCGCCAGCAGGGGAACACGGTCATCTTCGACTCCGGGCAGGAACTCGACCCCGAGACCGTCTACGCCACGTTCCAGCCCGAACCGCCTGCCCCACCGAGCCTCGTCGAGCAACTCCTCGGGATGCTCGGTTCGCCGGTCGCGCTCGGTGCGATACTGCTCGTCGCCGTGGTCGGCGCGGTCGCGTTCGTCCGCTACCGGCGCGACGACTCCCCGCCCCCCGCCGGTAGCGAGTCGTCGGCGACCGACGCGGAGACCGAGAGTGCTCAACCGACGGACGCTGCGGCCGGTGCGGGCGCGGCAGCGGCCGGAACAGACGAGTCGGCCGACGCCGAGGGCGACACGGCCGACGAGGAAGACGAGATCGACCTCGAACTGCTGTCCGACGAGGAGCGTGTCGAACACCTGCTCGAACAGAACGGCGGGCGGATGAAGCAGGCGAGCATCGTGAAGGAGACCGGCTGGTCCGACGCGAAGGTCTCGCAGTTGCTCTCCGCGATGGCCGAAGAAGACCGGATCAACAAGCTCCGACTCGGCCGGGAGAACCTGATCTCGCTGCCGGACGAGGACGACCCGGTCTGA
- a CDS encoding methionyl-tRNA formyltransferase has translation MTSVAFLGSHDLGVACLERLADHPAIEVPVVVTYPPAHEGWWERSVRKRAAELGYPVLSLAEERDLLTYDVDYLLSVYYPNILDAELLDHPREAAINLHQAELPRYRGSNTFTHAIQNARPDDHWRYGTTMHVMVEQVDAGPIIDRRFVEIRPTDTARSLYERTREASIQLFEDTLPTLVSGDVHETVTPQAAFDGKRYFYLKSDIDKEIPLDRLAAATDDDATALAVYDTIRSLDFPPFEPAYTTVGGERVHLTTDGDRFSH, from the coding sequence ATGACGAGCGTCGCGTTCCTCGGCAGTCACGATCTCGGCGTCGCCTGTCTGGAGCGACTCGCCGACCACCCGGCGATCGAGGTGCCGGTCGTCGTCACCTACCCGCCGGCCCACGAAGGCTGGTGGGAGAGGTCAGTCCGGAAGCGCGCCGCGGAACTGGGGTATCCTGTGCTCTCACTCGCCGAGGAGCGTGACCTGCTGACCTACGACGTGGACTACCTCCTGTCCGTCTACTACCCGAACATCCTCGACGCGGAACTGCTCGACCACCCTCGCGAGGCGGCGATCAACCTCCACCAGGCCGAACTGCCGCGCTACCGGGGGAGCAACACGTTCACGCACGCGATCCAGAACGCCCGGCCCGACGACCACTGGCGGTACGGGACGACGATGCACGTCATGGTCGAGCAGGTGGACGCGGGGCCGATCATCGACCGTCGGTTCGTCGAGATCCGACCGACCGATACCGCCCGGTCGCTGTACGAGCGCACCCGCGAGGCGTCGATACAGTTGTTCGAGGACACCCTGCCGACACTCGTCTCGGGTGACGTTCACGAGACGGTGACCCCACAGGCGGCCTTCGACGGGAAGCGGTACTTCTACCTGAAGTCGGACATCGACAAGGAGATTCCACTCGACAGGCTTGCGGCCGCGACCGACGACGACGCGACCGCACTCGCGGTGTACGATACGATCCGGTCGCTCGACTTTCCCCCGTTCGAACCGGCCTACACGACCGTCGGCGGCGAACGCGTCCACCTGACGACCGACGGCGATCGATTCTCCCACTGA
- a CDS encoding electron transfer flavoprotein subunit beta/FixA family protein, protein MKILVTVKEVAEVEDDFEIEGLSVAERFLEYDLNEWDDYAVEEAVQLQEAGDDVEVVTVTIGPERSEETIRMALAKGADRAIRVWDDALADADALDVAIRTRILEAVVAEEEPDLILSGVQAADTGFGATGVSLADAVGFEWAAVVNSLDQDALLAGEGAKVHRELEGGVEELTDVELPAVLTIQTGINEPRYASLRGIRQAQRKEIAETSLDDLGLDASAVEGNVHLTDMYEPESESDAELFEGDAGETASQLATVLREKGVGAE, encoded by the coding sequence ATGAAGATTCTCGTAACCGTCAAGGAAGTCGCCGAAGTCGAGGACGACTTCGAGATCGAGGGGCTGTCGGTCGCGGAGCGCTTCCTCGAGTACGACCTGAACGAGTGGGACGACTACGCCGTCGAGGAGGCCGTCCAGCTACAGGAAGCCGGCGACGACGTGGAGGTCGTCACGGTCACCATCGGCCCGGAGCGGAGCGAGGAGACGATCCGGATGGCGCTCGCGAAGGGTGCCGACCGCGCGATCCGTGTCTGGGACGACGCGCTCGCGGACGCCGACGCCCTCGACGTGGCGATCCGGACTCGCATCCTCGAAGCTGTCGTCGCCGAAGAGGAACCGGACCTGATCCTCTCCGGCGTGCAGGCCGCCGACACCGGCTTCGGCGCGACCGGCGTCTCGCTGGCCGACGCGGTCGGTTTCGAGTGGGCCGCCGTCGTCAACAGTCTCGATCAGGACGCCCTGCTCGCGGGCGAGGGCGCGAAGGTCCACCGTGAACTGGAGGGCGGCGTCGAGGAACTGACCGACGTGGAACTGCCGGCGGTCCTGACGATCCAGACCGGGATCAACGAACCCCGGTACGCGAGCCTTCGCGGGATTCGCCAGGCCCAGCGCAAGGAGATCGCCGAGACGAGTCTCGACGACCTCGGACTGGACGCGAGTGCAGTCGAGGGCAACGTCCACCTGACGGATATGTACGAACCCGAAAGCGAGTCCGACGCCGAACTGTTCGAGGGTGACGCCGGGGAGACCGCCAGCCAACTTGCGACCGTCCTGCGGGAGAAGGGGGTCGGTGCGGAATGA
- a CDS encoding MATE family efflux transporter, whose protein sequence is MLATLRTRTRALLMLFPALLARLGIVDKKKGEEAFDLAVPVMVTGGMRTLLRVADFLMVSLALGAEAVAGLELGFQYYFIPFGLSLALSSGTISVISRFKGADDHAKADFAVKQSLWIAILLAVPITVFTWFYAEPLIAILTNDPDTIGYGAIYLKIIMLSVSFRFWSMIAARALAGSGDTRTPMYVRLLTLPTNVALNALLIFGLLGFPKLGVAGAAWGSAAANTLAGVIFFGLLLSGRYSVQLRLGGKQWDTSIAREIVRVGLPLAGTRLSRTFGRFPFLFILGVLGTEVLAAYAIGRRVMLLALMPAWGYSTAASTLVGQYVGSGEEDEAADYGWQTLRIALATQLLIAVGVIVFARPIASAFDATNVDLTVTFVRVFGVGVAGFSISRTLRGGLRGAGDTSWPFYGGMLGTYVVRLPIAFAALPVGFGVTVLGVTVAPGLGWGLAGIFAAILADMYARAVVNGVRYWSGAWKAVARRSEVGASAD, encoded by the coding sequence ATGCTGGCTACCCTGCGGACGCGCACTCGCGCTCTTCTGATGCTGTTTCCGGCCCTCCTCGCTCGACTCGGAATCGTCGACAAGAAGAAGGGCGAGGAGGCGTTCGACCTCGCGGTCCCGGTGATGGTGACCGGCGGGATGCGGACACTGCTCCGGGTCGCGGACTTTCTGATGGTGAGTCTCGCGCTCGGCGCGGAGGCGGTCGCGGGACTCGAACTCGGCTTCCAGTACTACTTCATCCCGTTCGGGCTCTCGCTCGCACTCTCCAGCGGGACGATCAGCGTCATCTCGCGGTTCAAAGGGGCGGACGACCACGCGAAGGCCGACTTCGCGGTGAAGCAGTCGCTGTGGATCGCCATCCTGCTCGCGGTGCCGATCACGGTCTTCACCTGGTTCTACGCCGAGCCACTGATCGCGATTCTGACGAACGACCCCGACACCATCGGCTACGGCGCGATCTACCTCAAGATCATCATGCTTTCGGTGAGCTTCCGGTTCTGGAGTATGATCGCCGCCCGCGCGCTGGCCGGGAGCGGCGACACCCGGACGCCGATGTACGTCCGCCTGCTCACGCTCCCGACCAACGTCGCGTTGAACGCTCTCCTCATCTTCGGCCTCCTCGGCTTCCCGAAACTCGGCGTCGCGGGTGCGGCGTGGGGGAGTGCGGCCGCGAACACGCTCGCCGGCGTCATCTTCTTCGGCCTCCTGCTGTCGGGCCGCTACTCGGTCCAACTCCGCCTCGGCGGGAAGCAGTGGGACACGAGCATCGCACGGGAGATCGTCCGCGTCGGCCTCCCACTCGCAGGAACTCGCCTGTCGCGCACCTTCGGCCGATTCCCGTTTCTGTTCATCCTCGGCGTGCTCGGAACCGAGGTACTGGCCGCGTACGCCATCGGTCGGCGGGTGATGCTCCTCGCGCTGATGCCGGCCTGGGGCTACTCGACCGCCGCGAGCACGCTCGTCGGGCAGTACGTCGGCTCGGGCGAGGAGGACGAGGCGGCCGACTACGGCTGGCAGACGCTTCGCATCGCACTCGCAACCCAACTGCTGATCGCGGTCGGGGTGATCGTGTTCGCCCGGCCCATCGCGTCGGCGTTCGACGCGACGAACGTCGACCTGACGGTCACGTTCGTCCGGGTGTTCGGCGTCGGGGTCGCCGGCTTCAGCATCTCGCGGACGCTCCGGGGCGGGCTACGCGGCGCGGGCGACACGAGTTGGCCCTTCTACGGCGGGATGCTCGGCACCTACGTCGTCCGGCTTCCGATCGCGTTCGCGGCGCTCCCGGTCGGCTTCGGCGTGACGGTGCTGGGCGTGACGGTCGCACCGGGACTCGGGTGGGGACTTGCCGGCATCTTCGCGGCCATCCTCGCGGACATGTACGCGCGGGCGGTGGTGAACGGGGTCCGGTACTGGAGCGGGGCGTGGAAGGCGGTGGCTCGTCGGTCCGAAGTCGGCGCGAGCGCGGACTGA